The following DNA comes from Bacteroidia bacterium.
TGAACAAAGAAATAAAGCTGCCCGAAGGAATCATAAAGATCAATCTTACAGGAAAGGATGTTACGGCGGAAGATATTGTTGTTCGGATACAGTCCGAAGAAAGCATGACCGAAGCCCTCTTGCTGGAATTAAAAGTAGAACCCAGCAGCAAGATGTCCACCGTGCTGATGATGAGTATTGAGGATAATATGTCACAACGGGGAGTAGAGGTGCTGGATTACCTCATTAAAGCTTACAACGAGGCCTCCCTGGAGGATAAAAACAAAGTGGCCTCCAACACCCTGGTATTTATTGAAGAACGTTTGCGCCTGCTCAGCGGAGATCTGAACAAGGTAGAGCAGAGCGTGGAGGAGTTTAAATCCAAAGAAGGCATCACCAATATATCGGAGGAGGGCCGCTTGTTTTTACAGAGCGTGCAGGAAAACGATATGCAGATCTCCCAGGCAAAAATTCAACTGAGTGTTCTGAACAGTGTGGCGGAGTATGTGAAGAAGAAGGACAACCAGCCGGGCACTGTTCCTGCCACGCTGGGCATCTCGGATCCTACGCTGCTGAGCCTGATCGCGCAGTTATCGCAAACGGAGCTGCAGCGGGAGCGGACCCTGAAATTAACAAGAGAGGACAATCCCCTGGTGCTGGCGCTGGACGATCAGATCCGCATGCTGAAGAAGAGCATCCTGGAAAATATTGAAACATTAAGAAAAAACATCAATCTCACCCTGGAGCAGTTGGGGAACCAGAATGCGAAACTGGAGAGTTTCATCCGCAGCATCCCTGGCAAGGAGCGGATACTTGTGGACATTACACGCCAGCAGGCCATCAAGAACAACCTGTATATTTTTCTTCTGGAGAAGCGGGAAGAAACCGCCTTGTCTTTTGCATCTGCAGTATCGGACAGCAGAACCATTGATTCCGCGCGCAGCACCTCGCTGCCGGTAAAGCCGGTTCGCAAGGTGGTGTATCTCCTGTCCTTTGTACTGGGACTCGCATTGCCTTTCGGCGCCATTTACATTTCGGATCTGTTCAACGACAAAGTGCGGAGCCGTGAGGATATTGCAAGGGCCACGCATGCGCCGGTGATAGGTGAGATCTCCTTTGCAAAGGATGCGGAGGGTATTATTGTAGATCCGAAGAGCCGCACGGCGGTGGTGGAGCAAATAAGGGCATTGCGCACGAATCTGGCCTTTTCAGGTGCCGGGAGCAAAGTGCAGAGCATACTGTTCA
Coding sequences within:
- a CDS encoding polysaccharide biosynthesis tyrosine autokinase gives rise to the protein MSNGTGPAIDPRFQGEREEEPVNLRELVFRYLAYWKWFVVSVIACVFCGYVYLRYSPVKYSIKASILVKDEKKGIGQDAMLKELDIFGSNKVVENEMEILRSFTLMSKVVHDLNLNIRYYSKKKVKDSEIYNNCPVLVELVGDSGDGFIEPIHLHIVGGKTVELDGKPVELNKEIKLPEGIIKINLTGKDVTAEDIVVRIQSEESMTEALLLELKVEPSSKMSTVLMMSIEDNMSQRGVEVLDYLIKAYNEASLEDKNKVASNTLVFIEERLRLLSGDLNKVEQSVEEFKSKEGITNISEEGRLFLQSVQENDMQISQAKIQLSVLNSVAEYVKKKDNQPGTVPATLGISDPTLLSLIAQLSQTELQRERTLKLTREDNPLVLALDDQIRMLKKSILENIETLRKNINLTLEQLGNQNAKLESFIRSIPGKERILVDITRQQAIKNNLYIFLLEKREETALSFASAVSDSRTIDSARSTSLPVKPVRKVVYLLSFVLGLALPFGAIYISDLFNDKVRSREDIARATHAPVIGEISFAKDAEGIIVDPKSRTAVVEQIRALRTNLAFSGAGSKVQSILFTSGMSGEGKSFISLNLGAGLAMTGKKTVILELDMRRPKIHRSLNLSAEKGLSNYLIGAAHAEEIIQQVPGHENFYMIPCGPVPPNPVEILLNGKIEELIEELRRKFDYIIIDTPPIGIVTDAQILAKSADVTIYVLRHNYTPKSNLLMLEELYRGQKFHNLHLVFNAIKEGSRYGYKYGYGYGYGGYGVDEKQKS